DNA from Luteolibacter yonseiensis:
CTCCGGGAAATCCGCGCGCGCCACCGCCGGCGCGCCCACCCCCGCCGCCACCGACGCCGCGCGCGCCAGCGCGAAAGACACCCTCGCGCGCACCACCCGGACCCTCGCCGCCGTCCGCAACCTTCAGAACGCCGCGCGCGACGCCGCCATCCGCAACGGCGCCAACAACCTCGGCAAGAACCCCAACCGCCCCACCGTCACCCTGCCCAACGTCCCCAACGGCCTCGGCGCCGGCGGGCTCGACCTCGGCACCGTCACCGGCGCGCACAACCCCGTGCAGGCCGTCAAGGACGGCAGGACCACCGTCACCATCAAGCAGACCACCCAGCAGGCGCTGCTCGGATGGAAGACGATGAACGTCGGCAAGAAAACCACGCTGAACTTCGACCAGAAAGCCGGCGGGGCGGACGCGGGCAAATGGATCGCCTTCAACAAGATCACCGACCCCAGCGGCAACCCGACGCAGATC
Protein-coding regions in this window:
- a CDS encoding filamentous hemagglutinin N-terminal domain-containing protein codes for the protein MKPRRHHRATGLFGTTFKYGVPVFIGFTFAITGLTADAGDILRGGSPRSGKSARATAGAPTPAATDAARASAKDTLARTTRTLAAVRNLQNAARDAAIRNGANNLGKNPNRPTVTLPNVPNGLGAGGLDLGTVTGAHNPVQAVKDGRTTVTIKQTTQQALLGWKTMNVGKKTTLNFDQKAGGADAGKWIAFNKITDPSGNPTQILGNIKADGQVYIINPNGIIFGGGSQVNARALTASSLPINDNLIGRGLLNNP